The Sander lucioperca isolate FBNREF2018 chromosome 4, SLUC_FBN_1.2, whole genome shotgun sequence DNA segment ATCGAATTACTCGCTTCATACTGCCCATTGGGACCAGCCTCAACTTGAACGGATCTGCCATTTATGAAGTGGTCGCAGCAGTTTTCATTGCCCAACTCAACAAAATTCAACTGGACTTCGCCCACTTACTTACCGTTGCGTAAGCCACTTTCTTTTCTTAAAGAAATAATAGCATCATCTTCATAGCAAGTGTTATTAATATTGGTTAAAAGTATACGAGAGGCCTTTAAGAAAGGGAGTGACTTGCATGACTTACTAAAAATGCATGGTACAGTTTAATGAGTACAGTATCTGTGTTTGATCTGCAGTTTGACGGCAGCAGTGGCCAGCATAGGAGCAGCAGGGCTCCCAGCTACAGGAGCAGTGACCACTCTTTTTGTGTTGGCGGCAGCTGGTTTACCTGCAAAGGAAGCCTCCACTCTAGTGGTTGTAGAATGGCTCCTGTAAGTTTAATCAGCAGTTAAGAAATGGATACAAAATGTAAAGAATTGATTACTACAGCTGCCTTTTCTGCTCCTGGATTAGATTGCACCATGCTATTCCTAGATCCATTACTACATTTGTTCAGCTATTGTGCGATTGTGCGACCGAAGAatagatacaggcaacgcaattttctgttcacgttaacgccgcatgttaaaatccggtgctaatatggcaccggtgcccggtatctaccggacggaAGATACCGGGATACCGTCAGCATTTCAATAATTGTTtttgaaatgtaattttaaatctTCACAGTTGAAATCATTACTAAACAGCATTTTGATCATGTGTCAGATTTGTCAACCAGTTCTTATCACCTCCTTTATTCTTCATGCTAAATGGGTCATATTTTAGCAAGCTAACAtatgttttgtctgtttgttcaGTCAGCTATGCAACATTTTAGAAGtccaaagagagaaagaaacaaacagaatCCATGTAAAGCAGCATATATCCTCTGCTTTCATAGTCTGATGTTGTTTCTGCCTTTCAGAGACCGCTGCAACACTGCTGTCAATGTCATGGGAAACTGCTATGGCGCAGCACTCATTTACAGTGAGTGTCGACACAAGAACTGGAACACATGACAAGGTACAGGTCTACATGGTCTTAGTGTTTTTGGTGTTGTTTTTTAACCCAGTACATTTGCAGAAAAATGTCAGTACATTTTTCAATCTGATACAAATGATTAATATGAGGCTAGTAGCAGAGTGGAGGATCAGAAATCTGCTCCCTAAATCAAATCTATTATGCTGATCTTCTCACACCATTGATGGCCgtgttgtgctttttttttggcTAGGAGGGATGCCGCGAATCTTGAAAATATTCAGGTCAACGTCAGCAGCCAGGCCTCTGATGAGGACATTTTCCACAGTGATGCGTCCCAGAGCGAGGACATTGGTCTCCAGATCCTGTGCACCCCACCAGAATATCTGTCATGGACTATATGTCAGTCCATGACAGCGATGACCAGAATGTGTAGTGTCAACTCAGAATGAATTGCATTGATGCAACAGATGTGCTGTAGTTATTGAATTGATGTAATAAATGTAGTTATTGAATTCATGTTATAGATGTA contains these protein-coding regions:
- the LOC116039566 gene encoding excitatory amino acid transporter-like; the protein is PWRTTLLRRKSLLAPEAGGISSIHAGLTFLFSNQAVVILALPHCQSLSNVEDRLKIDHYNRITRFILPIGTSLNLNGSAIYEVVAAVFIAQLNKIQLDFAHLLTVALTAAVASIGAAGLPATGAVTTLFVLAAAGLPAKEASTLVVVEWLLDRCNTAVNVMGNCYGAALIYSECRHKNWNT